One Primulina tabacum isolate GXHZ01 chromosome 10, ASM2559414v2, whole genome shotgun sequence DNA segment encodes these proteins:
- the LOC142505779 gene encoding small ribosomal subunit biogenesis GTPase RsgA 1, mitochondrial yields the protein MTIASISFRQKLPPVISAAIVRSHRYIFTSSVLPRQQQNPSNVRRPQQPERSLLKARETLKKQFSSLAPVLSPNDTPPLSENQAIGTVASSQANFMRVVVDSLHLGSSRNENSASSGVELLCYVKALLKKIKRRVLVGDQVLVGSIDWVDRRGMIENVFERKSEIFDPPVANIDHFLVLFSLDEPKLEPFMLTRFLVEAESTGLPLTIALNKTELVDEEMLSEWKTRLRSWGYEPVLCSVDKKQGLDTLQFILRDQMSVIVGPSGVGKSSLINALRGNQTCFRAAEDDNWLEPILGSKWLEEQRVGEVSTRSGRGKHTTRNVSLLPLTGGGYLADTPGFNQPSLMKVTAQSLALHFPEIQKILVDNGHGKCSFSNCLHIGEPGCLVKGDWERYPYYLQLLDEIKIREEFQLRTIGTKREGDVRFKVGGLGIKQAEPRLEPKKHRRQSRKKLNQSLLDELDELDDDDDDDDMMKLLCSGCEGKNR from the exons ATGACAATCGCTTCGATTTCTTTCCGCCAAAAACTGCCGCCTGTCATTTCCGCCGCCATCGTCCGCTCACACCGCTACATTTTTACCAGCTCTGTACTCCCGCGCCAGCAGCAGAACCCTAGCAATGTCAGAAGGCCTCAACAGCCTGAAAGGAGCCTCCTTAAGGCTCGAGAAACCTTGAAGAAGCAATTCTCTTCTCTCGCTCCGGTTCTTTCGCCCAACGACACGCCTCCGCTCTCTGAGAATCAAGCGATAGGCACTGTCGCTTCCTCGCAAGCCAATTTCATGCGAGTAGTTGTCGACTCGCTGCATTTGGGATCTTCGAGAAATGAAAATTCTGCGAGCTCCGGTGTGGAACTTCTGTGTTACGTGAAAGCGCTGTTGAAGAAAATAAAGAGGAGAGTATTGGTAGGCGATCAGGTTTTGGTCGGGTCGATTGATTGGGTGGATAGGAGAGGAATGATTGAGAACGTTTTTGAGCGGAAGAGCGAGATTTTCGATCCTCCTGTGGCTAATATTGATCATTTTCTGGTGCTATTTTCTTTGGATGAACCGAAGCTCGAGCCGTTCATGCTTACTAGGTTTCTTGTGGAGGCCGAGTCTACTGGACTTCCACTCACTATTGCGTTAAATAAAACAGAGCTTGTGGACGAAGAG ATGTTATCTGAGTGGAAAACCCGGCTTCGTAGTTGGGGCTATGAACCAGTTCTTTGTAGCGTTGATAAAAAGCAAGGTCTAGATACTTTGCAATTCATCCTGAGAGACCAAATGTCTGTTATTGTTGGTCCCAGCGGAGTTGGTAAATCTAGTTTGATCAATGCGTTAAGAGGCAATCAGACTTGTTTTCGGGCTGCTGAAGATGATAATTGGTTAGAACCT attttgggcagcaagtggCTTGAAGAGCAGCGCGTTGGGGAGGTGTCAACGAGAAGTGGAAGAGGAAAGCATACTACTAGGAACGTCTCTTTACTTCCGTTAACTGGAGGAGGATATCTCGCTGACACTCCTGGATTTAACCAGCCAAGTTTGATGAAAGTAACAGCACAGTCCCTCGCACTTCATTTCCCAGAG ATCCAGAAAATTCTAGTAGACAATGGTCATGGCAAGTGTTCATTCAGCAATTGCCTACATATAGGTGAACCTGGATGTTTGGTGAAAGGGGACTGGGAAAGATATCCATACTATCTTCAATTGCTCGATGAGATTAAAATCAGAGAAGAGTTTCAACTTAGGACCATTGGAACTAAAAGAGAAGGTGATGTTAG GTTCAAGGTGGGAGGCTTAGGTATTAAGCAAGCGGAACCCAGATTGGAACCTAAGAAGCACAGGAGACAATCTCGCAAGAAGCTGAATCAGTCATTACTAGATGAGTTGGATGAGCTTGATgacgacgacgacgacgacgacATGATGAAACTCCTATGCTCGGGATGTGAGGGgaaaaatcgataa
- the LOC142505301 gene encoding uncharacterized protein LOC142505301 isoform X1, translating to MKRIIEGGIRCLNTVTESLPRLTKFSLHAPKTVKVEYNNGSAYILSAEYLRIYSPAVDSKIKRIGVEKVISGRSHVGIMSAEPVGNYGVRLVFDDLHKTGIFTWDYFYHLGSCKFALMRNYIRTLKRHGLSRDPPQKK from the exons ATGAAGAGGATCATAGAGGGTGGAATTCGATGCCTAAACACTGTTACGGAATCTCTCCCGCGCCTCACCAAATTCTCTCTTCACGCCCCGAAAACT GTAAAGGTGGAATATAACAATGGCAGTGCATATATTTTGTCAGCCGAGTATTTGAGAATATATAGCCCGGCTGTTGACAGTAAGATCAAAAGAATTGGGGTTGAAAAG GTTATATCTGGAAGGAGTCATGTGGGAATCATGTCAGCAGAACCTGTTGGAAACTATGGGGTGAG ATTAGTCTTTGATGACCTGCATAAAACGGGAATTTTTACATGGGATTACTTTTATCATCTCGGTAGCTGTAAGTTTGCTCTCATGAGAAATTACATCAGAACTCTAAAAAGGCATGGACTTAGCAGGGATCCACCACAGAAGAAGTGA
- the LOC142505250 gene encoding transcription termination factor MTERF5, chloroplastic, with the protein MKAFALSRSSGHPFLSRTTFLRSRTQVLVPQKLFFSRAKYSESGLDGSFSVRVVPQTLLAAEKEEAKAVLSLFLKKLGLSNVLAARTINKSDGFIDHLLSQLHSVHKSRYLVGRELTTLEIRDALNPYLETLLEEYGSILVEFVENFPNHPSPVKKNTKEIVQKQPLVETSATSVSTSISTLNSKKLKALARVSDVSPTGKLPPHIVYLLELGMELEAIREVTRKFPAFAYYSLDGKIKPVVEFLLDLGVPKVDIPGILSKRPQLCGISLTENLIPTMEYLEELGVDKKQWAKVIYRFPPLLTYSRSKLKSTVDFLYEKGLSAENVSKLITRCPNIISYSVEEKLRPTADYFESLEVNVALLLQRSPQTFGLSIEANLKPVTRFFLDRGYSLGDVTTMISRYGTLYTFSLSDNMTPKWDFFVTTVYPKSELIKFPQYFGYSLEDRIKPRYEIMMKHSIKLLLNQMLSLSEQDYHILLKKKMQKMVGE; encoded by the exons ATGAAAGCCTTTGCTCTTTCTAGGTCCTCGGGACACCCGTTTCTCTCAAGAACAACCTTTCTCCGCTCAAG GACTCAAGTCCTGGTTCCTCAAAAGCTTTTCTTTTCTCGAGCAAAATACT CTGAATCTGGGTTAGATGGATCATTTAGCGTAAGGGTTGTGCCTCAAACCTTGTTAGCAGCCGAAAAGGAAGAAGCAAAGGCTGTATTGAGCTTATTCTTGAAGAAACTAGGTTTAAGCAATGTGCTGGCAGCAAGAACCATAAACAAGTCGGATGGTTTTATTGATCACCTGCTGTCGCAGCTTCACTCTGTTCACAAGTCTCGCTACTTAGTGG GTCGGGAACTCACAACTCTTGAGATCAGGGACGCTCTTAACCCGTACCTTGAGACACTCCTTGAGGAGTATGGATCGATTTTGGTAGAGTTTGTTGAAAACTTTCCCAACCATCCATCTCCTGTAAAGAAAAATACTAAAGAAATTGTTCAGAAACAACCATTGGTAGAAACTTCTGCTACATCAGTTTCTACATCTATATCTACTCTCAACTCTAAGAAGTTAAAAGCCCTGGCTCGAGTTAGTGACGTTAGCCCAACAGGGAAGCTTCCTCCGCACATTGTCTATCTTTTAGAGCTTGGTATGGAACTTGAAGCAATCAGAGAAGTTACACGCAAATTCCCAGCATTCGCTTACTATAGTTTGGACGGGAAAATCAAGCCTGTCGTTGAATTTCTTCTCGATCTAGGCGTGCCAAAAGTAGACATCCCAGGCATCCTGAGTAAAAGACCTCAACTCTGTGGAATTAGCCTCACAGAAAATTTGATTCCCACCATGGAATATCTCGAGGAGCTTGGTGTCGATAAGAAGCAATGGGCAAAAGTAATATACCGCTTCCCTCCGCTTCTCACCTACAGCAGAtcaaaacttaaatcaactgtGGATTTTCTTTATGAGAAGGGCCTCTCGGCTGAGAATGTAAGTAAGCTTATTACTCGCTGCCCGAATATTATAAGTTATAGTGTGGAGGAAAAGTTACGCCCCACGGCCGACTATTTCGAGTCTTTGGAGGTTAATGTCGCACTTCTTCTCCAACGATCTCCTCAAACATTTGGTCTCAGCATTGAGGCTAATTTGAAGCCCGTGACTCGATTTTTCTTGGACAGAGGATATAGTTTGGGGGATGTCACGACAATGATATCTCGATATGGGACGTTGTATACTTTTAGCTTGTCGGATAACATGACACCAAAGTGGGACTTTTTTGTGACCACGGTGTATCCAAAGTCCGAACTAATCAAATTTCCACAGTATTTCGGCTACAGTTTAGAAGATAGGATCAAACCTAGGTATGAGATTATGATGAAACACAGCATCAAGCTGCTTCTGAATCAAATGTTGTCTCTGTCGGAACAGGACTACCATATACTCTTGAAGAAAAAAATGCAGAAAATGGTTGGTGAGTAG
- the LOC142505128 gene encoding 28 kDa ribonucleoprotein, chloroplastic-like, which yields MTSANAPHLKLLECCGATTAPRIQLTTSTPPLSLRKIHNSTTWASLKSRISLSKIVPLVAQTSDWAQQEEEEEESVESDGGGLEEDSYTEPSEEAKLFVGNLPYDVDSEKLAQMFNRAGVVEISEVIYNRQTDQSRGFGFVTMSSVEEAEKAVELFNGYDINGRLLTVNKAAPRGSQPERGPRLVERASFRMYVGNLPWQVDNAKLEEVFSEHGKVVDARVVFDRETGRSRGFGFVTMSTETELNDAIAALDGQSLGGRAIRVNIAEERRRSF from the exons ATGACGTCAGCAAATGCCCCTCATCTGAAATTGCTAGAATGCTGCGGTGCCACCACTGCCCCTAGAATTCAACTCACCACATCCACCCCACCACTCTCTCTCAGGAAAATCCACAATTCCACTACATGGGCTTCACTCAAATCCAGGATTTCGCTTTCAAAGATTGTCCCATTAGTTGCGCAGACTTCAGACTGGGCTCAAcaagaggaggaggaggaggagagcGTGGAAAGTGATGGCGGAGGTTTGGAGGAGGATTCTTACACCGAGCCTTCTGAGGAGGCTAAGCTCTTCGTCGGGAATCTGCCTTATGACGTTGACAGTGAAAAATTGGCTCAGATGTTTAATCGAGCTGGGGTTGTGGAGATCTCTGAG GTTATTTACAATAGGCAGACAGATCAAAGTAGAGGATTTGGATTTGTGACCATGAGTTCAGTGGAAGAAGCTGAAAAGGCTGTCGAATTGTTCAATGGTTAT GATATAAATGGAAGACTTCTAACCGTAAATAAGGCTGCTCCTAGAGGTTCACAGCCCGAAAGGGGTCCTAGACTTGTGGAGCGTGCTTCATTCAGAATGTATGTTGGTAACTTGCCATGGCAAGTGGATAATGCTAAGTTGGAGGAGGTGTTTAGTGAACATGGAAAAGTGGTTGATGCTCGTGTAGTGTTTGATCGAGAGACTGGTCGATCACGTGGATTTGGTTTTGTGACGATGTCAACTGAGACAGAACTCAATGACGCCATAGCTGCTCTAGATGGACAG AGTTTGGGAGGCAGGGCAATTAGAGTGAATATTGCTGAAGAAAGGCGACGCTCCTTCTGA
- the LOC142505299 gene encoding uncharacterized protein LOC142505299 isoform X3 codes for MASAMIRKTLNPTVLKVPISTLRQLSGVPVAAGDPELSPSFTFSSEDPKSAAATDNNDHLFLKSSARATSSKSSSSVTMPMSFMTGSIVGKRFYKEVTTREADDGNGWTVMLDYRTLKSPSKRPLKCPTLALAKAIAVEWDYQLADGIRPFTMPLMRLACTALERVPITRPKIIENLMKKFNQDLVFCRASGDDPLTSDLLDRQVEKLDPLLRWLELEFGFKPVTYSSFFGGKQEEGLVNAIENLLRKTDNSELAAIDALAASAHSLIIAIGIFRGKLNIEQAIELIRLEEDLQVDKWGMVEGGHDVDVTDLRVQVSSATVFLGLSRKH; via the exons ATGGCGTCAGCAATGATCAggaaaaccctaaaccccaccGTCCTCAAGGTTCCGATCTCTACCCTCCGCCAACTCAGCGGCGTCCCCGTTGCGGCTGGAGATCCCGAACTGTCCCCATCCTTCACCTTTTCTTCTGAAGACCCGAAATCCGCCGCAGCTACAGATAACAATGACCATTTGTTCCTCAAAAGCTCCGCCAGAGCGACGTCGTCTAAATCATCCTCATCCGTGACGATGCCCATGTCATTCATGACCGGTTCGATAGTGGGCAAACGATTCTACAAAGAAGTGACCACCAGAGAAGCTGACGATGGCAACGGGTGGACCGTAATGCTAGACTACAGGACTCTCAAATCCCCTTCAAAGAGACCTCTGAAATGCCCTACTTTAGCTCTTGCTAAAGCCATTGCTGTTGAATGGGACTATCAG CTGGCAGATGGAATTAGACCCTTTACAATGCCTCTGATGAGACTTGCATGTACTGCATTAGAAAGAGTTCCTATCACTCGGCCGAAGATtattgaaaatttgatgaagaaattCAATCAAGATCTGGTTTTTTGTCGGGCTTCTGGAGATGATCCTTTAACGAGTGACCTCCTGG ATCGCCAAGTGGAAAAACTAGATCCTTTACTTAGGTGGctggagttggaatttggcttTAAGCCCGTTACATACTCCAGTTTTTTTGGAGGCAAGCAAGAGGAGGGTCTTGTTAATGCCATTGAGAACCTTCTTCGAAAGACCGATAACTCTGAGCTGGCTGCAATTGATGCACTTGCTGCATCTGCTCATTCATTGATCATTGCAATTGGAATTTTTCGTGGCAAGTTGAACATTGAGCAGGCTATTGAGTTGATTCGGCTGGAGGAAGATTTACAGGTTGATAAATGGGGTATGGTTGAAGGCGGACACGATGTTGATGTTACTGATCTTAGAGTTCAAGTCTCATCGGCTACTGTGTTTCTCGGGCTTTCAAGGAAACATTAA
- the LOC142505300 gene encoding LOW QUALITY PROTEIN: very-long-chain 3-oxoacyl-CoA reductase 1-like (The sequence of the model RefSeq protein was modified relative to this genomic sequence to represent the inferred CDS: inserted 1 base in 1 codon), producing the protein MVDCTVELLKSQPTWLLLLLTIGSLSILKRSLSIVSCFYIYFLRPEKNMKKYGSWAVVTGPTDGIGKKAFAFQLARKALNLVLMGRSPEKLKEVSDSIVSKYESTQIKTLVXAGDLQDGVGRIKEVIEGSDVGILINNVGISYPFARFFHEVDENLMNDLIRINVEGTTRVTRAVLPGMVKRKRGAILNMGSGAAVVIPSYPLYSVYAATKT; encoded by the exons ATGGTGGACTGCACCGTAGAGTTGCTCAAATCTCAGCCCACATGGCTTCTCCTCCTCCTTACTATCGGTTCTTTATCCATTCTCAAGCGCTCACTGTCCATCGTCAGCTGCTTCTACATCTATTTCCTCCGACCCGAAAAGAATATGAAGAAATATGGATCATGGGCTGTGGTCACCGGCCCTACCGACGGTATAGGCAAAAAAGCCTTCGCTTTTCAGCTGGCTAGAAAAGCGCTGAATCTGGTTCTCATGGGCCGGAGCCCGGAGAAGCTGAAGGAGGTTTCGGATTCCATTGTATCCAAATACGAGTCGACCCAGATCAAGACACTGG GTGCCGGGGATTTACAGGACGGCGTTGGGAGGATCAAGGAGGTGATTGAGGGGTCAGATGTTGGAATTTTGATTAACAACGTTGGAATCTCTTATCCTTTCGCAAGGTTCTTTCATGAAGTGGATGAGAATTTGATGAATGATTTGATTAGGATTAATGTCGAGGGTACTACAAGAGTGACTCGGGCTGTTTTGCCGGGGATGGTTAAGAGGAAAAGGGGAGCTATTTTGAATATGGGATCCGGCGCTGCTGTTGTCATTCCTTCTTATCCTCTCTATTCTGTTTATGCTGCCACTAAAACGTAA
- the LOC142505299 gene encoding uncharacterized protein LOC142505299 isoform X1, whose product MASAMIRKTLNPTVLKVPISTLRQLSGVPVAAGDPELSPSFTFSSEDPKSAAATDNNDHLFLKSSARATSSKSSSSVTMPMSFMTGSIVGKRFYKEVTTREADDGNGWTVMLDYRTLKSPSKRPLKCPTLALAKAIAVEWDYQLADGIRPFTMPLMRLACTALERVPITRPKIIENLMKKFNQDLVFCRASGDDPLTSDLLGIYSYISSDRQVEKLDPLLRWLELEFGFKPVTYSSFFGGKQEEGLVNAIENLLRKTDNSELAAIDALAASAHSLIIAIGIFRGKLNIEQAIELIRLEEDLQVDKWGMVEGGHDVDVTDLRVQVSSATVFLGLSRKH is encoded by the exons ATGGCGTCAGCAATGATCAggaaaaccctaaaccccaccGTCCTCAAGGTTCCGATCTCTACCCTCCGCCAACTCAGCGGCGTCCCCGTTGCGGCTGGAGATCCCGAACTGTCCCCATCCTTCACCTTTTCTTCTGAAGACCCGAAATCCGCCGCAGCTACAGATAACAATGACCATTTGTTCCTCAAAAGCTCCGCCAGAGCGACGTCGTCTAAATCATCCTCATCCGTGACGATGCCCATGTCATTCATGACCGGTTCGATAGTGGGCAAACGATTCTACAAAGAAGTGACCACCAGAGAAGCTGACGATGGCAACGGGTGGACCGTAATGCTAGACTACAGGACTCTCAAATCCCCTTCAAAGAGACCTCTGAAATGCCCTACTTTAGCTCTTGCTAAAGCCATTGCTGTTGAATGGGACTATCAG CTGGCAGATGGAATTAGACCCTTTACAATGCCTCTGATGAGACTTGCATGTACTGCATTAGAAAGAGTTCCTATCACTCGGCCGAAGATtattgaaaatttgatgaagaaattCAATCAAGATCTGGTTTTTTGTCGGGCTTCTGGAGATGATCCTTTAACGAGTGACCTCCTGGGTATTTACAGTTATATTTCAAGTG ATCGCCAAGTGGAAAAACTAGATCCTTTACTTAGGTGGctggagttggaatttggcttTAAGCCCGTTACATACTCCAGTTTTTTTGGAGGCAAGCAAGAGGAGGGTCTTGTTAATGCCATTGAGAACCTTCTTCGAAAGACCGATAACTCTGAGCTGGCTGCAATTGATGCACTTGCTGCATCTGCTCATTCATTGATCATTGCAATTGGAATTTTTCGTGGCAAGTTGAACATTGAGCAGGCTATTGAGTTGATTCGGCTGGAGGAAGATTTACAGGTTGATAAATGGGGTATGGTTGAAGGCGGACACGATGTTGATGTTACTGATCTTAGAGTTCAAGTCTCATCGGCTACTGTGTTTCTCGGGCTTTCAAGGAAACATTAA
- the LOC142505301 gene encoding uncharacterized protein LOC142505301 isoform X2 translates to MKRIIEGGIRCLNTVTESLPRLTKFSLHAPKTVKVEYNNGSAYILSAEYLRIYSPAVDSKIKRIGVEKVISGRSHVGIMSAEPVGNYGISL, encoded by the exons ATGAAGAGGATCATAGAGGGTGGAATTCGATGCCTAAACACTGTTACGGAATCTCTCCCGCGCCTCACCAAATTCTCTCTTCACGCCCCGAAAACT GTAAAGGTGGAATATAACAATGGCAGTGCATATATTTTGTCAGCCGAGTATTTGAGAATATATAGCCCGGCTGTTGACAGTAAGATCAAAAGAATTGGGGTTGAAAAG GTTATATCTGGAAGGAGTCATGTGGGAATCATGTCAGCAGAACCTGTTGGAAACTATGGG ATTAGTCTTTGA
- the LOC142505299 gene encoding uncharacterized protein LOC142505299 isoform X2, with amino-acid sequence MASAMIRKTLNPTVLKVPISTLRQLSGVPVAAGDPELSPSFTFSSEDPKSAAATDNNDHLFLKSSARATSSKSSSSVTMPMSFMTGSIVGKRFYKEVTTREADDGNGWTVMLDYRTLKSPSKRPLKCPTLALAKAIAVEWDYQLADGIRPFTMPLMRLACTALERVPITRPKIIENLMKKFNQDLVFCRASGDDPLTSDLLGIYNRQVEKLDPLLRWLELEFGFKPVTYSSFFGGKQEEGLVNAIENLLRKTDNSELAAIDALAASAHSLIIAIGIFRGKLNIEQAIELIRLEEDLQVDKWGMVEGGHDVDVTDLRVQVSSATVFLGLSRKH; translated from the exons ATGGCGTCAGCAATGATCAggaaaaccctaaaccccaccGTCCTCAAGGTTCCGATCTCTACCCTCCGCCAACTCAGCGGCGTCCCCGTTGCGGCTGGAGATCCCGAACTGTCCCCATCCTTCACCTTTTCTTCTGAAGACCCGAAATCCGCCGCAGCTACAGATAACAATGACCATTTGTTCCTCAAAAGCTCCGCCAGAGCGACGTCGTCTAAATCATCCTCATCCGTGACGATGCCCATGTCATTCATGACCGGTTCGATAGTGGGCAAACGATTCTACAAAGAAGTGACCACCAGAGAAGCTGACGATGGCAACGGGTGGACCGTAATGCTAGACTACAGGACTCTCAAATCCCCTTCAAAGAGACCTCTGAAATGCCCTACTTTAGCTCTTGCTAAAGCCATTGCTGTTGAATGGGACTATCAG CTGGCAGATGGAATTAGACCCTTTACAATGCCTCTGATGAGACTTGCATGTACTGCATTAGAAAGAGTTCCTATCACTCGGCCGAAGATtattgaaaatttgatgaagaaattCAATCAAGATCTGGTTTTTTGTCGGGCTTCTGGAGATGATCCTTTAACGAGTGACCTCCTGGGTATTTACA ATCGCCAAGTGGAAAAACTAGATCCTTTACTTAGGTGGctggagttggaatttggcttTAAGCCCGTTACATACTCCAGTTTTTTTGGAGGCAAGCAAGAGGAGGGTCTTGTTAATGCCATTGAGAACCTTCTTCGAAAGACCGATAACTCTGAGCTGGCTGCAATTGATGCACTTGCTGCATCTGCTCATTCATTGATCATTGCAATTGGAATTTTTCGTGGCAAGTTGAACATTGAGCAGGCTATTGAGTTGATTCGGCTGGAGGAAGATTTACAGGTTGATAAATGGGGTATGGTTGAAGGCGGACACGATGTTGATGTTACTGATCTTAGAGTTCAAGTCTCATCGGCTACTGTGTTTCTCGGGCTTTCAAGGAAACATTAA
- the LOC142505249 gene encoding serine/threonine protein phosphatase 2A 59 kDa regulatory subunit B' eta isoform-like, which translates to MIKNILNRLPRKQGKLAENRDGGSSSSSSNASASSRSNHATGSRSGNSNATFFQGTNSTSNSGLVSGSKLYDSQHTKVNGTGGAVPYEALPSFRDVQNAEKQNLFIKKLNLCCVLFDFTEPAKNLKEKDIKRQTLTEIVDYVTSPNGKFSETVMQEIMKMVSINLFRTLSTQYHENKVLEAFDVEDEEPLMDPAWPHLQLVYEFLLRFVASPETDAKLAKRYIDHSFVLRLLDLFDSEDPREREYLKTVMHRVYGKFMVHRPFIRKSINNIFYCFIFETEKYNGIAQMLEILGSIINGFALPLKEEHKLFLVRALIPLHKPKCIPMYHQQLSYCITQFVEKDCKLADTVIRGLLKYWPITNSSKEVMFLGELEEVLEATQPPEFQRCMVPLFRQIGQCLSSLHFQVAERALFLWNNDHIENLIKQNRQVILPIIFPSLEKNSRSHWNQAVQSLTLNVRKLFSDVDPELFDECLLKFQEDEAREEETKLKRVAVWKRMEEISAVKASSNEAVLVPHRTNAKTPSG; encoded by the exons ATGATTAAAAATATTCTCAATAGACTTCCACGAAAACAAGGCAAGTTAGCTGAGAATAGGGATGGAGGATCCTCTTCTTCATCTTCTAATGCTTCTGCTTCTTCCAGAAGCAATCATGCTACAGGTTCACGGTCAGGTAATTCAAATGCTACATTTTTTCAAGGGACCAATTCAACTTCAAATTCTGGTCTAGTTTCTGGAAGTAAACTATACGACTCACAGCATACAAAGGTAAATGGAACTGGCGGGGCTGTGCCATATGAAGCACTTCCTAGTTTTAGGGATGTACAAAATGCAGAGAAGCAAAACTTGTTTATTAAAAAGTTGAATTTGTGTTGTGTTCTATTTGACTTCACCGAACCTgctaaaaatttgaaagaaaaagaCATCAAGCGGCAGACATTGACAGAGATTGTTGATTATGTGACTTCGCCCAATGGGAAGTTTAGTGAAACAGTTATGCAAGAGATCATGAAAATGGTATCCATAAATTTGTTTCGGACACTCTCTACTCAGTATCATGAAAACAAAGTTTTAGAGGCCTTTGATGTGGAAGACGAGGAGCCCTTAATGGATCCTGCATGGCCCCATTTGCAGCTCGTCTATGAATTTCTTCTCAGGTTTGTGGCTTCACCAGAGACAGACGCAAAGCTGGCTAAGCGCTACATTGATCACTCGTTCGTTTTAAGGTTACTGGATCTATTTGATTCAGAAGATCCCAGAGAAAGGGAATACCTAAAAACCGTCATGCACCGGGTATATGGGAAGTTCATGGTGCATCGTCCATTCATAAGGAAatcaattaataatatattctactgttttatttttgaaacagaGAAGTATAATGGCATCGCACAAATGTTAGAAATTTTGGGCAGCATTATAAATGGATTTGCGTTGCCTTTGAAAGAAGAGCACAAACTTTTCCTTGTTCGGGCGTTAATTCCTCTTCACAAGCCAAAATGCATACCAATGTATCATCAGCAGCTATCTTACTGCATCACACAGTTTGTGGAAAAGGACTGCAAACTTGCTGATACTGTCATACGAGGTCTACTGAAATATTGGCCGATCACAAACAGTTCAAAGGAGGTTATGTTCTTGGGTGAACTAGAGGAAGTATTGGAAGCTACTCAACCTCCCGAGTTCCAGCGATGTATGGTTCCATTGTTTCGGCAGATTGGTCAATGCTTGAGCAGCTTACATTTTCAG GTGGCGGAAAGGGCTCTATTTTTATGGAACAATGATCATATTGAGAACCTGATCAAACAAAATCGTCAAGTAATTCTTCCGATAATCTTCCCTTCCTTGGAGAAGAATTCAAGAAGCCACTGGAACCAGGCAGTGCAGAGCTTGACACTAAATGTCCGCAAACTCTTCTCTGATGTGGATCCGGAACTTTTCGACGAGTGTTTACTGAAATTCCAAGAAGATGAAGCAAGGGAAGAAGAGACTAAGTTAAAACGTGTAGCGGTATGGAAACGCATGGAAGAAATATCTGCGGTAAAAGCTTCATCTAATGAAGCCGTGCTTGTTCCTCACAGGACAAACGCTAAAACACCATCTGGATAG